A genomic window from Bacillus sp. BGMRC 2118 includes:
- the mtrB gene encoding trp RNA-binding attenuation protein MtrB produces MKDVPNNDFFVIKAKENGVNVIGLTRGSDTRFHHSEKLDKGEVMIAQFTEHTSAVKIRGKAVIQTAHGEMDTEVE; encoded by the coding sequence ATGAAAGATGTACCCAACAATGACTTCTTCGTTATAAAGGCAAAAGAAAATGGCGTAAATGTTATAGGCTTAACTCGTGGATCCGACACGAGATTTCATCACTCTGAAAAATTAGATAAGGGTGAGGTAATGATTGCTCAATTTACAGAGCATACATCAGCTGTTAAAATTAGAGGAAAAGCAGTCATACAAACTGCTCATGGGGAAATGGACACTGAAGTTGAATAA
- a CDS encoding HU family DNA-binding protein — translation MNKTDLVNAVAEASELSKKDATKAVDAVFDSILEALKNGDKIQLIGFGNFEVRERAARKGRNPQTGEEIEIAASKVPAFKPGKALKDAVK, via the coding sequence TTAATGCGGTTGCTGAGGCAAGTGAACTTTCTAAGAAGGATGCTACAAAAGCAGTTGATGCTGTTTTTGATTCAATCTTAGAAGCACTTAAAAACGGTGATAAGATTCAACTAATCGGTTTTGGTAACTTCGAAGTTCGTGAGCGCGCTGCTCGTAAGGGACGTAACCCACAAACTGGTGAAGAAATCGAAATCGCTGCAAGTAAAGTTCCTGCATTCAAACCAGGAAAAGCACTTAAAGATGCAGTAAAATAA
- the folE gene encoding GTP cyclohydrolase I FolE, which produces MTKVNHEQIEQAVRLILEAVGEDPNREGLLDTPKRVAKMYAEVFSGLNEDPKEHFQTVFGEDHEELVLVKDIPFYSMCEHHLVPFYGKAHVAYIPKGGKVTGLSKLARAVEAVAKRPQLQERITSTVADSIVESLDPHGVMVVVEAEHMCMTMRGVKKPGASTVTTAVRGVLKEDAAARNEILGLIKQY; this is translated from the coding sequence ATGACGAAAGTGAATCACGAACAAATAGAACAGGCTGTTCGTTTAATTCTAGAAGCAGTAGGAGAAGACCCAAATCGTGAAGGACTGTTAGATACTCCTAAACGTGTAGCTAAAATGTATGCAGAGGTATTTTCTGGATTAAATGAAGATCCAAAGGAACACTTCCAGACAGTATTCGGTGAAGATCATGAAGAGCTGGTTCTTGTTAAAGACATACCTTTCTATTCGATGTGTGAACATCATCTTGTACCTTTTTATGGAAAAGCACATGTTGCTTATATTCCGAAAGGTGGTAAAGTGACTGGACTTAGCAAACTGGCTAGAGCGGTAGAAGCTGTTGCTAAACGTCCACAGCTCCAAGAACGAATTACATCAACTGTAGCTGATTCGATTGTAGAATCATTAGATCCACATGGAGTTATGGTTGTAGTGGAAGCTGAACATATGTGTATGACAATGCGTGGAGTGAAAAAACCGGGAGCATCTACTGTCACAACAGCTGTTCGTGGCGTACTTAAAGAGGATGCAGCTGCAAGAAATGAAATTTTAGGGCTTATTAAACAATATTAA